From a region of the Candidatus Brocadia sp. genome:
- a CDS encoding TIGR00282 family metallophosphoesterase has translation MKMNVLVIGDIVGKPGRMILKEKLKPFIDKEEVHFCIANGENAAAGAGITAEIATELLSYGIDVITTGDHVWDKKEILPMMETGTSVLRPANYSPLAMGKGYVIKNSKLGNPVGVINLLGRVFMKPIDCPFRVSDEIVKNISRETKVIFVDMHAEATSEKIAMGWYLDGKVSAVLGTHTHVPTADEKILPKGTAFISDLGMTGPHESVLGRKIDCVLKAIVTQMPTKFDVAERDMRINGVKIVVNSQTGNAESIKRIEIKEGDR, from the coding sequence ATGAAAATGAACGTCTTGGTTATCGGTGATATTGTGGGAAAGCCGGGCCGTATGATTTTAAAGGAAAAGCTCAAGCCATTTATCGATAAAGAAGAGGTGCACTTTTGTATTGCAAATGGAGAAAATGCTGCCGCAGGTGCAGGTATTACCGCAGAAATAGCCACAGAATTACTTTCGTACGGAATCGATGTCATAACTACCGGTGACCATGTATGGGACAAAAAGGAAATATTACCCATGATGGAAACCGGCACAAGTGTGCTCAGGCCGGCTAATTATTCCCCCCTGGCAATGGGAAAAGGTTATGTAATAAAGAATTCCAAGTTGGGGAATCCGGTTGGAGTTATTAATTTATTGGGCCGGGTATTTATGAAACCCATCGATTGTCCCTTTCGGGTTTCTGATGAAATTGTGAAAAATATTTCAAGAGAAACAAAGGTTATCTTTGTGGATATGCACGCTGAAGCAACCTCAGAAAAAATTGCCATGGGGTGGTATTTGGATGGTAAAGTAAGCGCCGTGCTGGGTACGCATACCCACGTGCCCACGGCGGACGAAAAAATACTGCCAAAAGGAACGGCCTTTATCAGTGACCTGGGAATGACGGGTCCTCACGAGTCCGTGTTGGGAAGAAAGATTGACTGTGTGTTAAAGGCAATTGTGACACAGATGCCCACGAAATTTGATGTGGCAGAAAGAGATATGCGGATAAATGGCGTGAAGATCGTGGTAAATAGCCAAACGGGAAATGCAGAAAGCATCAAAAGGATTGAAATTAAAGAGGGTGATAGATGA
- the coaD gene encoding pantetheine-phosphate adenylyltransferase: MRKAVYPGTFDPVTYGHLDVIKRGSLVFDTLVVSVGCNPLKEALFSVDERMGMIREEVADLKNVEVDSFNGMLVDYLKTQKTTIILRGIRTVSDFEYEFQRALTNRVLNKEVETVFVMTSEQYSFLNSTLIKEAVSLGGSVSQFVPPGVERRLMQKFKHAYRKNVE, from the coding sequence ATGAGAAAAGCCGTATACCCAGGAACGTTTGATCCTGTTACCTATGGGCATCTGGATGTGATAAAGCGCGGAAGTCTGGTGTTTGATACCTTAGTTGTATCAGTCGGGTGCAATCCATTAAAAGAAGCCCTGTTTTCTGTTGACGAACGCATGGGGATGATTCGGGAAGAGGTTGCGGACTTAAAAAACGTCGAAGTTGACAGTTTTAACGGGATGCTGGTAGATTATCTCAAAACACAGAAGACTACGATTATCTTGCGCGGTATCCGTACGGTGTCTGATTTTGAATATGAATTTCAGAGGGCACTAACGAACCGGGTTTTGAATAAGGAAGTTGAGACGGTATTTGTAATGACGAGTGAACAATATTCGTTTCTCAACTCCACGCTTATCAAGGAGGCTGTTAGTCTGGGCGGAAGTGTGAGCCAATTTGTTCCGCCCGGCGTTGAGAGACGGTTAATGCAGAAATTCAAACATGCGTACAGAAAGAATGTTGAATGA
- the lptD gene encoding LPS assembly protein LptD, with protein MRIPPIFFVLTVLFFMSGYSYAESLLTRVKDIEQRPFSLSGNRIATWKKDGIRVFAVQKDARILQWPFQITADTAVCWFHEEEAAQQKEAIVEVYCEGKVTILEEGNYEQFEQVYLRFETLTGIVVNPDVQPIETYEVAQETEIVLRGEEIRSMGREEYLSAEIPAKMSPSDVSQKEEMVDILADSIDSWEDGDKRIVVALGNVKVKKEDMTIDADSVILWFDATESDISAEEKLPLREIYAEGNVAMRRKDDLLIADKIFENVKEERGILINSKIKTKIQEKRDKTDVASEMKAPSRKEKRFTFEGFPAYVKGEEIRRVGKGKYEITNGKISACGYGHPHYHFKGKKIRLAQRGVHNIVSSTNNSFYLDRYPIAYLPYLSLDVRRKERLLRDWQFGSSSRFGSFIRTDWDLFAATGGNQKDWSDLILNLDYLQERGLGTGLDFEYNREDLFGYIDTYYIKDHGDSDINDVPIENEDRGTILWRHRHQLPYDWRLEMEYSYLSDPRFLREYFRHEFKQEKDRETALYLRRIHDTSAETFVVNEQFNGFDTTVDSLRERRYAERLPEISYRIIGEPIADNRLVFTSESAATYFNGSFERIDPEVENESVARMDSVNRISMPFKPGIFNINPFAEGRVTAYTESIDTSDAVDEANGPAAGRFIGSFGFDWSSTHWRNYSYYQDFLKINRLRHIFVPELRYMYSPIVTKDPNEVYQYDSVDALDSSHVAVIGVKNKLQTKRGEPGLEKTVDFINFNVDYYLFPSKAGIYNDGINGIIIRKDNFVNIDFRSQLTDIVAFVSERNEFNTEKFQFDVLSSGLEFYNLPDWQYFIGHRFIRDISSTIILAAEYTISEKWKVMGGEMYDFKSFELIEDENDNIDRENKSQNLKTYLVLSRYFHDWIGSFTLELDPVRDDSSYRFDITPKGLERKTRRFWF; from the coding sequence ATGCGAATACCGCCAATTTTTTTTGTGCTTACCGTCTTGTTTTTCATGTCCGGATATAGTTACGCGGAAAGTCTGCTTACCAGGGTCAAAGATATTGAGCAGCGACCCTTTTCCTTATCGGGAAATCGTATTGCCACGTGGAAAAAAGATGGGATTCGCGTGTTTGCTGTTCAGAAAGATGCAAGAATATTACAGTGGCCATTTCAGATTACCGCAGACACCGCGGTTTGTTGGTTTCACGAAGAAGAGGCTGCCCAGCAGAAAGAGGCCATCGTAGAAGTGTACTGTGAAGGAAAGGTGACTATTCTGGAAGAAGGGAATTACGAGCAGTTTGAACAGGTTTATCTCAGATTTGAGACCCTGACCGGTATAGTCGTCAATCCTGATGTCCAGCCCATCGAAACATATGAAGTTGCCCAGGAAACAGAGATTGTTCTTCGGGGAGAGGAGATTCGTTCGATGGGGAGAGAAGAATATTTATCCGCTGAGATTCCTGCAAAGATGTCGCCTTCTGACGTTTCTCAAAAAGAGGAGATGGTTGATATTTTGGCAGACAGCATTGACTCGTGGGAAGACGGAGACAAACGAATCGTTGTTGCCCTTGGAAATGTAAAAGTGAAAAAAGAGGACATGACGATTGACGCAGATAGTGTCATCTTGTGGTTTGATGCGACGGAATCAGATATTTCAGCGGAAGAAAAACTGCCTTTGCGTGAAATTTATGCGGAGGGGAATGTAGCAATGCGCCGCAAGGATGACCTGCTGATTGCTGATAAGATATTTGAAAACGTAAAGGAAGAAAGAGGAATTCTTATCAATAGCAAGATAAAGACGAAAATCCAGGAAAAAAGGGACAAAACAGACGTTGCTTCTGAAATGAAAGCGCCTTCACGAAAAGAGAAAAGATTTACCTTCGAAGGGTTTCCGGCCTACGTTAAAGGAGAAGAGATCCGGCGGGTAGGCAAAGGAAAATACGAAATTACCAATGGTAAGATTAGTGCCTGCGGATATGGACATCCTCACTACCATTTTAAAGGGAAAAAGATCAGGTTGGCACAGAGGGGCGTGCATAATATCGTTTCCTCAACCAACAATTCCTTTTATCTGGATCGATATCCGATTGCTTATTTGCCATATTTATCCCTCGACGTGCGGAGGAAGGAACGGCTTTTAAGAGATTGGCAGTTCGGGAGTTCCTCCCGTTTTGGTTCATTTATCAGGACAGACTGGGATTTATTTGCCGCTACCGGCGGCAATCAGAAAGATTGGAGTGACCTTATCTTGAATCTCGATTATCTGCAAGAGCGGGGATTGGGTACCGGGCTTGATTTTGAATATAACCGGGAGGATCTCTTTGGTTACATCGATACCTATTATATCAAGGACCATGGGGACTCCGATATTAATGACGTTCCAATTGAAAATGAAGACCGCGGTACCATCCTCTGGCGGCATCGGCATCAATTACCGTATGATTGGCGTCTGGAGATGGAGTATTCTTATTTAAGTGATCCACGGTTTCTCAGAGAATATTTTCGGCACGAGTTTAAACAGGAGAAAGACCGGGAAACGGCGCTTTATTTACGACGAATTCACGACACTTCGGCGGAAACCTTTGTCGTTAATGAACAATTTAACGGATTTGACACAACCGTTGATTCGTTACGGGAAAGACGGTATGCAGAACGTCTGCCTGAAATTTCATACCGGATCATTGGCGAACCGATAGCAGATAACCGTTTGGTTTTCACTTCGGAATCAGCCGCAACATATTTTAACGGCTCTTTTGAACGGATTGATCCGGAAGTCGAAAATGAATCTGTTGCACGGATGGATAGCGTAAACCGGATAAGCATGCCTTTTAAACCAGGGATTTTTAATATAAATCCCTTTGCGGAGGGACGGGTTACGGCGTATACGGAAAGCATTGATACCTCAGATGCTGTTGATGAGGCAAATGGCCCTGCTGCGGGGCGTTTTATCGGCTCCTTTGGTTTTGACTGGAGCTCAACACACTGGAGAAATTATAGTTATTATCAGGATTTCTTGAAGATTAACCGGCTCAGACATATCTTTGTACCAGAACTTCGTTATATGTATAGTCCCATAGTCACGAAAGATCCAAATGAAGTCTATCAGTATGATTCAGTTGATGCCTTGGACTCATCTCATGTCGCTGTAATAGGGGTAAAAAATAAATTACAGACAAAACGTGGCGAGCCGGGCCTCGAAAAAACCGTGGATTTTATCAATTTCAATGTGGATTATTATCTGTTTCCGTCAAAGGCTGGTATTTATAATGACGGAATAAACGGTATAATCATACGAAAAGATAACTTTGTGAATATTGATTTCCGATCACAACTAACCGATATTGTTGCATTTGTTTCTGAACGAAATGAGTTCAATACAGAAAAATTCCAGTTTGACGTTCTTTCCTCAGGTCTTGAGTTTTATAATCTTCCTGATTGGCAATATTTTATTGGTCATCGCTTTATCAGGGATATTAGTTCAACTATTATTCTGGCAGCAGAATACACCATTAGTGAAAAATGGAAGGTGATGGGCGGGGAAATGTACGATTTCAAGTCCTTTGAATTAATTGAAGATGAGAATGATAACATAGACAGAGAAAACAAATCCCAAAACCTGAAGACCTATTTAGTATTATCCCGGTATTTTCATGATTGGATAGGAAGTTTTACGCTGGAACTGGATCCGGTAAGGGATGACTCCTCCTATCGGTTTGACATTACGCCAAAAGGATTGGAGAGAAAGACGAGGCGTTTTTGGTTTTAG
- a CDS encoding DegT/DnrJ/EryC1/StrS family aminotransferase → MKVSSLDLKRQYETIREEINRAVLEVISSQSFILGPYVESFESKIAQFCCVKHALGVSSGTDALLLALMACDIKSGDEVITTPFTFFATASSIARVGAVPVFVDIDPLTYNIDVAKIAAAVTKKTKAILVVHLYGQCANMDVVLAIARAHGLVVIEDAAQAIGAVYKGKKAGSFGEIGCFSFYPTKNLGGYGDGGLITTNDDKLADFVKLLRVHGSKSKYYHSHIGINGRLDAIQAAVLSVKLNYLNGWSEKRRTVAAYYDKHLQDLPIRLPQTESYNTHIFHQYVIATPARDSLAKYLERHGIETAVYYPVPLHLQKCFEFLGYKKGDLPEAERASNETLALPIFPEITEKEQDQVIGHIRKFISQQ, encoded by the coding sequence ATGAAAGTAAGTTCTCTGGATTTAAAACGACAGTATGAAACGATCCGGGAAGAAATAAATAGAGCGGTTTTAGAAGTAATCAGTAGCCAGTCCTTCATTCTGGGACCCTATGTCGAATCGTTTGAAAGTAAGATTGCACAATTTTGTTGTGTGAAGCATGCCCTTGGGGTGTCATCGGGTACAGACGCCCTATTGCTGGCCTTAATGGCATGCGATATCAAGAGTGGCGATGAGGTTATTACAACGCCTTTTACTTTCTTCGCAACGGCAAGTTCCATTGCGCGCGTGGGGGCGGTTCCCGTTTTTGTGGATATCGATCCCCTGACGTATAATATCGACGTTGCGAAGATTGCTGCTGCAGTCACGAAAAAGACCAAGGCGATCCTGGTCGTTCATCTCTACGGTCAGTGTGCGAACATGGATGTTGTACTTGCTATTGCCCGTGCCCATGGGCTGGTGGTTATCGAGGATGCTGCGCAGGCGATAGGGGCGGTTTATAAGGGAAAAAAGGCAGGTTCTTTTGGAGAGATTGGGTGTTTCTCATTTTATCCCACAAAAAATCTTGGTGGTTATGGTGACGGCGGACTTATAACAACAAATGATGACAAGTTAGCGGATTTCGTAAAACTCTTACGGGTGCATGGGTCGAAATCGAAGTATTATCATTCGCATATTGGTATCAATGGGAGGTTGGATGCAATTCAGGCTGCCGTTTTGTCGGTAAAACTCAACTATTTGAATGGCTGGTCTGAGAAACGCAGAACGGTTGCGGCATATTACGATAAACATTTACAGGATTTACCCATTCGACTCCCCCAAACAGAATCCTATAATACCCACATATTTCATCAGTATGTCATAGCAACGCCAGCGAGAGACTCCCTGGCAAAATACCTCGAACGTCACGGGATAGAGACGGCTGTCTATTATCCTGTTCCGCTTCACTTGCAAAAGTGTTTTGAGTTCTTAGGGTATAAAAAAGGTGACTTGCCTGAGGCTGAAAGAGCTTCAAATGAAACCCTGGCCTTGCCTATCTTTCCTGAAATTACTGAGAAAGAGCAAGATCAGGTAATTGGTCACATAAGAAAATTCATTTCACAACAATAA
- a CDS encoding DUF3147 domain-containing protein: protein MQLKNFVFYFMLGGGIVSTVTFLGSQGKGLLAAFVATFPTMTVLTFALIHGKAGQSATLDYAKGLLFMTPPWIFYVICLILLLPRWGFLKSLIVGVLTYMILAGLVSVVIRHLK, encoded by the coding sequence ATGCAACTAAAAAACTTCGTATTTTATTTTATGCTCGGTGGGGGTATTGTAAGTACTGTAACTTTTTTGGGTTCACAAGGTAAAGGACTTTTGGCGGCCTTTGTGGCTACTTTTCCCACCATGACAGTACTTACCTTTGCCTTGATCCATGGCAAGGCGGGACAATCTGCCACCTTAGATTATGCCAAGGGGTTGCTCTTCATGACCCCTCCATGGATTTTTTATGTGATATGTCTTATCCTCTTATTGCCAAGATGGGGCTTTCTGAAATCTCTTATTGTTGGTGTGCTCACGTACATGATCCTCGCTGGTCTTGTAAGTGTTGTTATACGACATCTTAAATAA
- a CDS encoding protein kinase, which yields MYRINKYHFNEFKCQASLHKSNYAVLINVSDTGIKYSPDFDFSEEYYILKELSHPQIPITSDFGEGELFRDDKFLIKQNFIVLQHVHGYDLVDYFAEKDIENAGTLDEVIKSFISVCDPLQHVHNKHYIHCDLKPGHLILNQKTGLVHLIDFELAIKRGGIIKGISKEYASPEQLQMLNYLKDLPRKVHYETISSTIRLDGRTDLYSLGLIFYQIVTKKLWQVEKASPCKINSHIPQKLEEVLHSLLEVNPSQRIASAEEVKRVLMSV from the coding sequence ATGTACAGAATTAACAAATATCATTTTAACGAATTCAAATGCCAGGCAAGCTTGCATAAGTCCAATTACGCCGTTTTAATCAACGTGTCAGATACCGGAATAAAATATTCACCCGATTTTGATTTTTCCGAAGAATATTACATCCTCAAGGAACTCAGTCACCCGCAAATACCCATTACGAGTGATTTTGGAGAGGGAGAATTATTCAGAGACGACAAATTTTTAATCAAGCAAAATTTTATTGTCTTGCAACATGTTCATGGATATGACTTGGTAGATTACTTCGCTGAAAAGGATATTGAAAATGCAGGAACACTTGATGAAGTTATCAAATCATTTATATCCGTCTGCGACCCCCTGCAACACGTCCATAACAAACATTACATTCATTGCGATTTAAAACCCGGGCATCTGATCCTGAATCAAAAAACCGGACTCGTGCATCTTATCGACTTTGAGCTGGCTATCAAACGGGGCGGCATCATTAAGGGAATTAGCAAAGAATATGCGTCACCGGAACAATTACAGATGCTTAACTACCTGAAGGATCTGCCGAGAAAGGTACATTATGAAACCATCTCCTCTACCATCCGGCTGGACGGCAGGACAGACCTCTATTCTCTGGGCCTCATCTTCTATCAGATAGTAACAAAAAAATTATGGCAGGTAGAAAAGGCATCACCCTGTAAAATAAATAGCCACATCCCACAGAAACTCGAAGAGGTCCTGCATAGTCTCCTGGAGGTAAATCCCTCCCAGAGAATTGCGTCTGCAGAGGAAGTAAAAAGGGTATTGATGAGTGTGTAA
- a CDS encoding metallophosphoesterase family protein: MKNIIISDIHSNVDALLAVVKEIAGKEFPISRILIAGDIVGYGASPNECCDVVRFLLYGRKAVEVTKINEIAAQPYLDSHQQHDLYHALLALEKKGLAIGGNHDREAAGEPSLTSEMNPVALAAINWTKGVLTKENLKFLRGLSLRMKFGKEGFEIVHSTPSYPRGYEYVRNAGVLKYTTLWSPVTFGGHTHRPSAYIYTRETRTVNASVLVPADNYDMRLMLIEKESTNKVESFAIDSSKDWKYYVNVGSVGQPRDGNPHACYVIFDSTEKHLEFKRVSYNAEAASKRITEAKLPKELSERVLKGV, from the coding sequence ATGAAAAACATTATCATATCAGACATCCATAGTAACGTTGATGCCTTGCTGGCGGTAGTGAAAGAAATCGCCGGGAAGGAATTCCCGATCTCCCGGATCCTGATCGCCGGCGATATCGTTGGCTACGGCGCGTCACCCAATGAATGCTGCGACGTCGTCCGTTTCTTACTCTATGGCAGAAAGGCAGTGGAGGTAACAAAAATCAATGAAATTGCCGCACAGCCATATCTTGATTCCCATCAGCAGCATGATCTGTACCATGCCCTTCTTGCCTTGGAAAAGAAGGGACTCGCCATCGGCGGAAATCACGACAGGGAAGCAGCCGGAGAACCTTCCCTGACGAGCGAAATGAACCCCGTAGCATTGGCTGCCATCAACTGGACAAAAGGGGTGTTGACAAAAGAGAATCTTAAGTTTTTACGAGGCCTTTCCCTGAGGATGAAGTTTGGCAAAGAAGGATTCGAAATCGTACACAGTACCCCTTCTTATCCACGGGGTTATGAATATGTCAGAAATGCCGGCGTGCTAAAGTACACCACACTGTGGTCGCCGGTTACCTTTGGAGGCCATACGCACCGTCCGTCAGCTTATATCTACACCAGAGAAACCAGGACTGTGAATGCCTCGGTTCTTGTTCCGGCAGATAATTACGATATGAGGCTTATGCTCATCGAAAAGGAATCAACGAACAAGGTGGAATCATTTGCTATCGACTCAAGCAAGGATTGGAAGTATTATGTCAACGTGGGATCGGTGGGTCAGCCGCGGGATGGAAACCCTCATGCATGTTACGTAATATTCGATTCTACCGAAAAACATCTCGAGTTTAAACGGGTATCGTATAATGCTGAAGCTGCATCAAAAAGAATAACCGAGGCAAAGCTACCGAAAGAGTTGTCAGAAAGGGTATTAAAGGGTGTCTGA